A single genomic interval of Campylobacterota bacterium harbors:
- a CDS encoding arginyltransferase — protein MNQILKECALHEPCAYISGNSQSIHYKIIQECSREQCEALILRGWRRFGSMYFRPICQECRACESLKIDVQNYTFSKSERRILRKNGSWNTLIRPPTLTRDHLELFERYHRYKHHTRSWDEPKVDPKNYYASFVQGHGDFGFEILYFDDERLIAVDLVDILDEGISALYCYYDPDYPSFSLGRYTLLEQIRLAQRLGLKWIYLGYYVEQCRSLSYKGSYKPALQLQGRPEEDETPLWRSAP, from the coding sequence ATGAACCAGATTCTCAAAGAGTGTGCCCTTCATGAGCCCTGTGCCTACATCAGCGGCAACTCCCAGAGCATCCATTACAAAATCATCCAGGAGTGCAGCCGCGAACAGTGTGAAGCGCTGATTCTCAGAGGCTGGCGGCGTTTCGGGTCGATGTATTTTCGCCCCATCTGCCAGGAGTGCCGCGCGTGCGAAAGCCTCAAGATCGATGTACAAAACTACACGTTCAGCAAGTCCGAACGCCGCATCCTCCGGAAAAACGGCTCATGGAACACCCTGATCCGTCCCCCGACCCTCACGCGCGACCACCTGGAGCTTTTCGAACGCTATCACCGCTACAAACACCATACCCGCTCCTGGGACGAACCCAAAGTCGATCCCAAAAACTATTACGCCTCATTCGTGCAGGGGCACGGCGATTTCGGATTCGAAATCCTCTATTTCGACGACGAACGCCTCATTGCCGTCGACCTGGTCGATATTCTCGACGAGGGGATCAGCGCCCTGTATTGCTACTACGATCCCGATTACCCCTCATTTTCGCTGGGACGCTACACACTGCTCGAGCAAATCCGCCTCGCGCAGCGTCTTGGGCTGAAATGGATCTACCTTGGGTATTACGTCGAACAATGCCGGAGCCTCTCGTACAAAGGCTCGTACAAGCCCGCATTACAGCTCCAGGGGCGCCCCGAAGAGGATGAAACGCCCCTTTGGCGGAGTGCCCCTTAA
- the prfB gene encoding peptide chain release factor 2 → MDHYEYTELLKTLTTKMQNVTDVVRPDLIEARLKEIAELENSPEFWNDAAAAGAVQKEKTQAERRLAKYAKTFNALGDAKDLYDMAKEEGDDETIESLFADAPGLENQVKSMEIEVLLSGEHDSHNAILTIHPGAGGTESQDWASILLRMYTRWAERHDFSVEMLDYQPGEEAGIKDASLLIKGVNVYGYLKVENGIHRLVRISPFDSAAKRHTSFTSVTVSPEIDDDIEIEIEDKDIRLDTYRASGAGGQHVNKTESAIRITHIPTGIVVQCQNDRSQHKNKATAFKMLKSRLYELELEKQRAAIDGVEKSEIGWGHQIRSYVMAPYQQIKDSRSGEAYSNINAILDGDLDEMLEGVLISLSRKEEE, encoded by the coding sequence ATGGACCACTACGAATATACCGAACTTCTCAAAACGCTGACGACGAAAATGCAAAACGTCACCGACGTCGTCCGTCCAGACCTCATCGAAGCGCGCCTCAAAGAGATCGCGGAGCTCGAAAACTCCCCTGAGTTCTGGAACGACGCGGCAGCCGCCGGAGCGGTTCAGAAAGAGAAAACCCAGGCCGAACGGCGCCTGGCAAAATACGCCAAGACCTTCAATGCCCTCGGCGATGCCAAAGACCTCTACGACATGGCCAAGGAAGAGGGAGACGACGAAACAATCGAAAGCCTTTTCGCCGATGCCCCCGGACTGGAGAACCAGGTCAAATCGATGGAGATCGAGGTGTTGCTAAGCGGCGAGCACGACAGCCACAACGCGATCCTCACCATCCATCCGGGTGCGGGGGGAACCGAGTCCCAGGACTGGGCATCGATCCTGCTGCGAATGTACACCCGCTGGGCCGAACGCCACGACTTCAGCGTTGAAATGCTCGACTACCAGCCCGGTGAAGAGGCGGGGATCAAGGATGCATCATTGCTGATCAAAGGGGTCAACGTCTACGGCTATCTCAAAGTCGAAAACGGCATTCACCGCCTCGTGCGGATCAGCCCGTTCGACTCGGCAGCCAAACGGCACACGTCATTTACCTCGGTCACCGTTTCTCCCGAAATCGACGACGACATCGAAATCGAGATCGAGGACAAGGATATCCGCCTCGATACCTACCGCGCATCGGGGGCGGGCGGCCAGCACGTCAACAAAACCGAATCGGCGATCCGTATCACCCACATCCCGACGGGAATCGTGGTACAGTGCCAGAACGACCGAAGCCAGCACAAAAACAAGGCGACCGCCTTCAAAATGCTCAAATCCCGCCTCTATGAACTCGAACTCGAAAAACAGCGCGCCGCGATCGACGGCGTCGAAAAAAGCGAGATCGGCTGGGGCCACCAGATCCGTTCCTACGTCATGGCCCCCTACCAGCAGATCAAAGACAGCCGTTCGGGCGAAGCGTACAGCAATATCAACGCGATCCTCGACGGCGACCTCGACGAAATGCTCGAAGGGGTTCTCATCTCGCTCAGCCGGAAAGAGGAAGAGTAA